From a region of the Synechococcus sp. PCC 7502 genome:
- the arsM gene encoding arsenosugar biosynthesis arsenite methyltransferase ArsM: protein MTYLDTAAQFYAEAAETPQVGLCCISTPPLQFPDLRIPQIMQEMNYGCGTTIHPTELTGAPTVLYIGVGGGLEALQFAYFCRRSGAVIAVDPVAEMRNAASRNLQVAAQENPWFKLDFVKILEGNAFSLPIPDASVDVVAQNCLFNIFEAADLDQALAEAYRVLKPNGRLIMSDPIATRPIPIHLQADERLRAMCLSGAMTYDQYTQHLVKAGFGQVEVRAKRPYRLLDAHSFNLEQPLLLESLDTVSYKVAIAQDGACIFTGKTAIYHGQQEFLDDRAGHILFRGNPLAVCDKTANKLSLQFPQEVIITDSTWHYNGGGCC from the coding sequence ATGACCTACCTCGACACGGCTGCCCAGTTTTATGCGGAAGCGGCGGAAACTCCGCAAGTTGGCTTGTGCTGTATTAGTACGCCACCCCTGCAATTTCCCGATCTTAGAATTCCACAGATCATGCAGGAAATGAATTATGGCTGTGGCACAACTATTCACCCTACGGAACTAACTGGTGCGCCCACGGTGCTGTATATCGGGGTAGGCGGAGGGTTAGAAGCTTTACAATTTGCCTATTTCTGTCGCCGTTCTGGTGCAGTAATTGCCGTTGATCCAGTGGCGGAAATGCGTAATGCTGCTAGTCGTAATCTCCAAGTGGCTGCCCAAGAAAACCCGTGGTTTAAGCTAGATTTTGTCAAAATTTTAGAGGGTAATGCTTTTTCTCTGCCCATACCCGATGCTTCTGTGGATGTGGTAGCTCAGAATTGCTTATTTAATATCTTTGAGGCTGCGGATTTGGATCAGGCATTAGCGGAAGCCTATCGAGTCCTTAAACCCAATGGCAGGCTAATTATGAGCGATCCGATCGCCACGAGACCTATTCCCATCCATTTGCAGGCTGACGAAAGACTAAGGGCAATGTGCTTATCGGGAGCAATGACCTACGACCAATATACCCAACATCTGGTTAAGGCGGGGTTTGGGCAGGTGGAAGTTCGAGCTAAACGTCCCTATCGTCTGCTTGATGCCCATAGTTTTAACCTAGAGCAACCACTGTTACTTGAAAGCTTAGATACGGTTTCCTATAAAGTTGCGATCGCTCAGGATGGAGCCTGTATTTTTACGGGTAAGACTGCGATTTATCATGGTCAGCAGGAGTTTCTCGATGATCGGGCGGGGCATATTCTGTTTCGGGGTAATCCTCTGGCTGTATGTGATAAAACCGCAAATAAGCTAAGCTTACAATTCCCCCAAGAAGTCATAATTACGGATTCGACTTGGCACTATAACGGCGGTGGCTGCTGCTAA
- the clpB gene encoding ATP-dependent chaperone ClpB, translated as MQPTQNQFTEKAWEAIVRTPEMSKAAQQQQIESEHLMKSLLEEEGLATSIFNKANVSVEKLRDRTEEFINRQPKVTGSNAASGYLGRSMDTLLDRAELARKSFNDDFISIEHLVLAFAKDDRFGKTLLQEFSLDEAKLRKIIEQIRGNQKVTDQTPENKYEALTKYGRDLTEWARQGKLDPVIGRDEEIRRTIQILSRRTKNNPVLIGEPGVGKTAIAEGLAQRILSGDVPESLRDRKLIALDMGALIAGAKYRGEFEERLKAVLKEVMESQGRIVLFIDEIHTVVGAGATQGAMDASNLLKPMLARGELRCIGATTLDEYRKYIEKDAALERRFQQVFVDQPSVEDTVSILRGLKERYELHHGVRIADNALIAAATLSTRYISDRFLPDKAIDLMDEAAAKLKMEITSKPEELDEIDRKILQLEMERLSLKKETDADSKERVEKLVKELAELKSEQVTLTAKWQSEKQIIDNVRRCKEEIERVNLEIQQAERDYDLEKAAKLKYGKLTDLQRELQKAEERINETHTVSSRPMLREEVTEEDIAEIISKWTGIPVLKLVESEKAKLLYLEDELHERVIGQSQAVTAVSDAIQRSRAGLSDPNRPIASFIFLGPTGVGKTELAKALANYLFDTEEAMVRIDMSEYMEKHSVSRLVGAPPGYVGYDEGGQLTEAIRRRPYAVILFDEIEKAHPDVFNIMLQILDDGRVTDSQGRTVDFKNAIIIMTSNIGSQYILDIGGDDSKYEIMRDRVMESMRSSFRPEFLNRIDEIIIFHSLRREELRQIVKLQVQRLEQRLSERKMSLHLSESALDFVAEVGYDPVYGARPLKRVIQRQLETQIAKSILRGDFIDGDHIFVDVENERLSFTKKKLD; from the coding sequence ATGCAGCCTACTCAAAACCAATTCACCGAAAAAGCTTGGGAAGCGATCGTGCGGACTCCAGAAATGTCCAAAGCTGCCCAGCAACAACAGATTGAAAGTGAACATTTAATGAAGTCTTTATTAGAAGAGGAAGGTTTAGCAACCAGTATTTTTAATAAGGCAAATGTCAGTGTGGAAAAACTGCGCGATCGCACTGAAGAATTTATCAATCGTCAACCGAAGGTAACAGGAAGTAATGCTGCCTCTGGCTATCTAGGTCGGAGTATGGATACCTTGCTGGATCGGGCAGAATTGGCACGAAAATCCTTTAATGATGACTTTATTTCCATTGAGCATTTAGTTTTGGCATTTGCTAAGGACGATCGCTTTGGGAAAACATTACTCCAAGAATTTAGCTTAGATGAGGCTAAACTGCGTAAAATCATTGAGCAAATTCGCGGTAATCAAAAAGTGACTGATCAAACGCCAGAGAATAAATATGAGGCTTTAACTAAATATGGCAGAGACCTAACGGAATGGGCAAGGCAGGGCAAGCTTGATCCAGTAATTGGTCGAGATGAGGAAATTCGCCGCACCATTCAAATTTTATCCCGCCGCACTAAAAATAATCCTGTATTAATCGGCGAACCGGGTGTGGGTAAAACTGCGATCGCCGAAGGTTTAGCCCAGAGGATTTTAAGTGGAGATGTCCCTGAATCTTTGCGTGATCGGAAGCTAATTGCCCTAGATATGGGAGCATTGATTGCAGGGGCAAAATATCGAGGTGAGTTTGAAGAGAGGCTAAAGGCTGTTCTCAAGGAAGTGATGGAATCCCAAGGACGAATCGTGCTGTTCATCGATGAAATTCATACCGTAGTCGGTGCAGGTGCAACCCAAGGAGCCATGGATGCCAGCAATCTCTTAAAACCAATGCTTGCCAGAGGAGAACTGCGTTGTATTGGTGCCACCACCTTGGATGAATATCGCAAATATATTGAAAAGGATGCAGCTTTGGAGCGACGATTCCAGCAAGTTTTTGTTGATCAACCTTCCGTAGAGGATACAGTTTCTATTTTGCGAGGCTTAAAGGAACGCTACGAACTCCATCATGGGGTCAGAATTGCTGATAATGCCCTGATTGCGGCTGCGACTTTATCCACTCGTTATATTAGCGATCGCTTTTTACCCGATAAAGCCATTGACCTGATGGATGAAGCTGCTGCCAAGCTCAAAATGGAAATCACTTCTAAACCTGAAGAATTAGATGAAATTGATCGCAAAATTCTGCAACTGGAAATGGAGCGTCTATCCTTAAAAAAGGAAACCGATGCTGATTCTAAAGAACGTGTGGAAAAATTAGTTAAAGAACTAGCAGAACTAAAATCTGAACAAGTTACCCTGACGGCAAAATGGCAATCGGAAAAGCAAATTATTGATAACGTGCGTCGATGCAAAGAAGAAATCGAACGGGTAAATCTGGAAATCCAACAGGCTGAACGGGATTACGATCTGGAAAAAGCAGCAAAATTGAAATATGGCAAGCTCACCGATCTACAAAGGGAACTACAAAAGGCAGAAGAACGCATTAATGAAACCCACACCGTCTCTAGTCGTCCCATGCTCAGGGAAGAAGTCACAGAAGAAGATATTGCCGAAATTATTTCTAAATGGACAGGCATTCCCGTCCTAAAGCTGGTGGAATCAGAAAAGGCAAAGCTGCTATACCTAGAGGATGAACTCCATGAACGGGTAATTGGACAGAGCCAAGCTGTAACTGCGGTTAGTGATGCCATTCAGCGATCGCGCGCAGGATTATCCGATCCCAATCGTCCCATCGCTAGTTTTATTTTCCTTGGTCCTACAGGCGTGGGTAAAACTGAACTTGCTAAGGCTCTAGCCAACTATCTGTTTGATACCGAAGAGGCAATGGTGCGGATTGATATGTCTGAGTATATGGAAAAACATTCCGTTTCTCGACTTGTGGGCGCACCTCCGGGCTATGTGGGCTATGACGAAGGAGGACAGTTAACCGAGGCAATCCGTCGCCGTCCCTATGCTGTGATTCTATTTGATGAAATTGAAAAGGCACATCCCGATGTTTTTAATATCATGTTGCAAATCCTTGATGATGGACGAGTGACAGATTCCCAAGGGCGCACTGTGGATTTTAAGAATGCCATTATTATTATGACCAGTAACATTGGTTCTCAATATATTTTAGATATCGGTGGAGATGATTCTAAGTATGAAATCATGCGCGATCGGGTGATGGAATCTATGCGTTCCAGTTTCCGTCCAGAGTTTTTAAATCGGATTGACGAGATTATTATTTTCCATTCTCTGCGCCGCGAAGAACTCCGCCAAATTGTCAAACTTCAAGTACAACGCCTAGAACAACGTTTATCTGAACGTAAAATGTCTTTGCATCTATCGGAATCCGCCCTAGATTTTGTAGCAGAAGTTGGTTACGATCCTGTCTATGGTGCGAGACCACTAAAACGGGTAATTCAACGTCAACTGGAAACCCAAATTGCTAAGTCCATTCTCCGTGGTGATTTTATCGATGGCGATCATATCTTTGTCGATGTGGAAAACGAACGTTTATCTTTTACTAAAAAGAAGCTAGATTAA
- a CDS encoding response regulator: MNPIKPAVIFIVEDNPDNIRVLVRVLESAGYKTLVAMDGTSGIQKITKAMPDLILLDIMMPGIDGFETCKLLKQSLITQDIPIIFMTALASVADKVKGLSLGAVDYITKPFQQEEVIARIELHIKLRQLAQTLALQNQQLKLEISRREKVEESLQILSKATEQSPASIVITNVYGEIEYVNPKFEELTGYTLAEVKGANSRILKTGFTSPESYQDMWQSISNGEDWHGEFQNRKKNGELYWEYASISAIKNIRGEITHYVAVKEDITQRKLAQQSLLQLNQELEDMVTKRTSALQQSEQHLKQINEQLMLSNLDLARATRLKDEFLANMSHELRTPLNAVLGLSEALQEELFGELNDRQKKSLAIIENSGEHLLRLINDILDLAKIESGKLELHIGEASVQSLCHDSVTFIQQIALSKNIKVSILISDRFKDEKNFKIQVDELRVRQALINLLSNAVKFTPEGGNISLEITEEVTDDQEDQKEVSYICFAVRDNGIGIAPKDVKQLFQPFIQIDSALNRQYNGTGLGLALVKNIAQLHGGTVNVESELDKGSCFTMRLPCRQVDKISPATTNIPASNQEQPSSLQMAPFKILIAEDNQANIDSLWDYLESKGYILSVAHDGQEAIDVALSDHPDIILMDIQMPKMDGLTAITQIRANPVTANIPIIALTALAMSGDREKCLGAGADEYLSKPVKLKQLVSIIQKLLAAAIAQRLEN; this comes from the coding sequence ATGAATCCTATTAAGCCAGCCGTAATTTTCATAGTAGAAGATAACCCTGATAATATTCGAGTGCTGGTGCGTGTCTTAGAATCGGCTGGATATAAGACTTTAGTAGCAATGGATGGGACTAGTGGCATTCAGAAAATCACTAAGGCAATGCCCGATTTAATTCTCTTAGATATTATGATGCCGGGGATAGATGGGTTTGAGACCTGTAAACTGCTTAAACAGTCGCTAATTACCCAGGATATTCCGATTATCTTTATGACTGCTCTAGCAAGTGTGGCAGATAAAGTCAAAGGATTAAGCCTAGGGGCTGTTGACTACATCACTAAACCATTTCAACAGGAAGAAGTCATAGCCAGAATTGAATTACACATTAAGCTGCGTCAACTAGCTCAAACCCTTGCCCTCCAAAATCAACAACTGAAACTAGAAATCAGCCGCCGTGAAAAAGTAGAAGAAAGCTTACAAATTCTCTCCAAAGCTACAGAGCAAAGCCCCGCTTCCATTGTCATTACCAATGTCTATGGCGAAATTGAGTATGTTAATCCTAAATTTGAAGAATTAACAGGTTATACTCTCGCGGAAGTAAAGGGAGCTAATTCACGCATCCTTAAAACTGGTTTTACCTCACCAGAGTCATATCAGGATATGTGGCAAAGTATTTCTAATGGCGAAGATTGGCATGGGGAATTTCAAAATAGGAAAAAAAATGGGGAGCTATATTGGGAGTACGCCTCGATTTCCGCAATTAAAAATATTAGAGGAGAAATCACCCACTATGTTGCTGTCAAAGAAGATATTACCCAACGTAAATTAGCACAACAGTCATTACTTCAGCTTAATCAAGAGCTAGAAGATATGGTCACAAAAAGAACATCTGCCCTCCAACAAAGCGAGCAGCATTTAAAGCAAATTAATGAACAGTTAATGCTTAGTAATTTAGATTTAGCTCGGGCTACTCGACTCAAAGATGAATTTCTGGCGAATATGAGCCATGAATTACGCACACCTTTAAATGCGGTATTAGGGCTATCTGAAGCTTTGCAGGAAGAACTATTCGGTGAATTAAACGATCGCCAAAAGAAATCCCTAGCCATCATTGAAAATAGTGGCGAACATTTACTACGGCTGATTAATGATATTCTCGACTTGGCAAAAATTGAGTCGGGCAAGCTGGAGTTACATATTGGCGAGGCTTCTGTCCAGAGTCTTTGCCATGATAGTGTTACCTTTATTCAGCAAATCGCCTTAAGCAAAAATATTAAGGTATCTATCCTGATTAGCGATCGATTTAAAGATGAAAAAAATTTTAAGATTCAAGTAGATGAGTTACGAGTGCGTCAGGCATTAATTAATCTACTTTCTAATGCTGTCAAATTTACACCCGAAGGCGGAAATATTAGCTTAGAGATTACAGAAGAAGTCACTGATGATCAGGAAGATCAAAAGGAAGTATCCTATATTTGTTTTGCTGTGCGAGATAATGGCATCGGCATTGCCCCCAAAGATGTTAAGCAACTTTTTCAGCCGTTCATCCAAATTGATAGTGCTTTAAATCGTCAATATAATGGCACAGGTTTGGGGCTGGCTTTAGTTAAAAATATTGCCCAGTTACATGGTGGTACTGTTAATGTAGAAAGCGAATTGGACAAAGGTAGCTGTTTTACAATGAGGCTACCCTGTAGGCAGGTTGATAAAATTAGCCCTGCGACCACAAATATTCCCGCTTCTAATCAAGAACAGCCCTCAAGTTTACAAATGGCTCCGTTCAAAATTCTCATTGCCGAAGATAATCAAGCTAACATAGATAGCCTCTGGGACTATTTAGAAAGTAAAGGCTATATTCTATCCGTAGCCCATGACGGACAAGAAGCGATAGATGTGGCTCTTAGTGATCATCCAGATATTATTTTGATGGATATTCAAATGCCTAAAATGGATGGCTTAACCGCAATTACTCAAATTCGAGCTAATCCAGTTACAGCTAATATTCCGATCATTGCCCTTACTGCTCTTGCCATGAGTGGCGATCGGGAAAAATGCCTAGGGGCTGGTGCTGATGAGTATTTAAGTAAACCCGTTAAACTCAAGCAGTTAGTAAGTATCATTCAAAAATTATTAGCTGCGGCGATCGCCCAACGATTAGAAAACTGA